In Salinigranum rubrum, one genomic interval encodes:
- a CDS encoding AAA family ATPase has protein sequence MEFTRISLESFKCFVDETIDLTGGVTAMHGANGAGKTTILEACFFALYGADVPDVNLTDVIEKGTDEAVVELWFTHLGEEYYIRRRVREYSSQTTHDVELRTPKATIEGPGDVADAIKSLFRLDANAFLNCAYVRQGEINKLIGASASERQNMIDSLLQLGKLDDYEDRMTITRNGVRSIKDAKAGELKNVEGDIADLVERDLEKQLGRIVAELDGLNDEIDEIDDDIETVTEEQRDATSELEEIEELEERIDDLEQEVGEADEKVGELKDRKEGLESDREAAAERLNELETEAEHKLEDTSVEDLDGDAVEERLEDVMERHGRIDSALVEAQEQVSRFEEAVANARDEASDLDDEASGLEADAEGRRGEARGLEEDLADPRSRLDEVEDEMDEIESSFDESATNRDEVEAFVESKNEQLEAAERRYGEIRDERSGVKKRIEDAEELLEEGLCPECGQEVHGAPSVSNLEDDRKALEELEDDLSEAEDTVEEREEAVRTARDLEQQASRYEELEERRGDLNREIEASEQRIESIRNEVDEFDAEAAAVRERAGFHRAAIPHIEARKERDDRAQEYLKDEAHQLHREWLALEAADGALGEAEQKRDEHERLGERLTDDVEPQIEYWEDERDELEGELDDARAELDPSRVDRLERRREGAARWRDVLERRRERLGDDRTELQSEKGGVENQLEELGRKREQRDALETQVDRLAAAVQQCDDVEQMYRELREDLRTRNVDELERLLNELFDLLYQTDSYEHFELSDSYELTVYEKSGEALDPTDLSGGERALFNLALRCAIYQLLTEGLSGQAPLPPLILDEPTVYLDSQHVNELKSLISRMEELGVDQIIVVSHEDGLLNQVGERVEIQQDSSTNRSHATTESRDLLTSGLEE, from the coding sequence ATGGAGTTCACACGCATCTCGCTCGAATCGTTCAAGTGCTTCGTCGACGAGACGATCGACCTGACCGGCGGCGTCACGGCGATGCACGGCGCGAACGGCGCGGGCAAGACCACCATCCTCGAAGCGTGCTTCTTCGCGCTGTACGGCGCCGACGTCCCCGACGTCAATCTCACCGACGTCATCGAGAAAGGGACGGACGAAGCCGTCGTCGAGCTGTGGTTCACGCACCTCGGCGAGGAGTACTACATCCGCCGCCGCGTCCGCGAGTATTCGTCGCAGACGACTCACGACGTCGAACTCCGGACGCCGAAAGCAACGATCGAAGGACCCGGCGACGTCGCTGACGCAATCAAGTCGCTGTTCCGGCTCGACGCGAACGCGTTTCTGAACTGCGCGTACGTCCGGCAGGGCGAGATCAACAAGCTGATCGGGGCGAGCGCGAGCGAGCGGCAGAACATGATCGACTCGCTGCTCCAGCTCGGCAAGCTCGACGACTACGAAGACCGGATGACGATCACGCGGAACGGCGTCCGGAGCATCAAGGACGCGAAGGCCGGGGAGCTGAAAAACGTCGAGGGAGACATCGCCGACCTCGTGGAACGTGACCTCGAAAAGCAGCTCGGGCGTATCGTCGCCGAACTCGATGGGCTCAACGATGAGATCGACGAGATCGACGACGACATCGAAACGGTCACTGAGGAGCAGCGCGACGCGACGAGCGAACTCGAAGAGATCGAAGAGCTGGAGGAACGGATCGACGACCTGGAGCAAGAGGTCGGTGAAGCAGACGAAAAGGTCGGAGAGTTGAAGGACAGAAAGGAGGGCCTCGAATCCGATCGGGAAGCGGCAGCCGAGCGTCTCAACGAGCTCGAAACGGAGGCCGAACACAAGCTGGAGGACACCTCGGTCGAGGACCTCGACGGTGACGCCGTCGAAGAGCGCCTCGAGGACGTTATGGAGCGGCATGGTCGGATCGATTCAGCGCTTGTGGAAGCTCAAGAACAGGTGTCGCGCTTCGAGGAGGCTGTAGCAAACGCTCGGGACGAAGCGAGTGACCTCGACGACGAGGCTTCAGGCCTCGAAGCTGATGCTGAGGGGCGTCGGGGCGAGGCTCGCGGACTCGAAGAGGACCTCGCTGACCCACGCTCCCGGCTCGACGAGGTCGAGGATGAGATGGACGAGATCGAATCATCGTTCGACGAGAGCGCCACGAATCGCGACGAGGTGGAGGCGTTCGTCGAGTCGAAGAACGAACAACTCGAGGCAGCCGAAAGGCGGTATGGGGAGATCCGCGATGAGCGAAGCGGTGTCAAAAAACGCATCGAGGACGCCGAAGAACTGCTGGAGGAGGGTCTGTGCCCCGAGTGCGGCCAAGAAGTTCACGGCGCTCCGTCTGTCTCGAACCTGGAGGACGACCGCAAAGCCCTCGAGGAGCTCGAAGACGACCTGAGCGAGGCGGAGGACACCGTTGAGGAGCGAGAGGAAGCGGTCCGTACGGCGCGCGACCTCGAACAGCAGGCGTCCCGGTACGAGGAACTCGAGGAACGTCGGGGCGACCTGAATCGCGAAATCGAGGCTAGCGAACAGCGGATCGAGTCAATCAGGAACGAAGTGGATGAGTTCGACGCCGAGGCCGCGGCGGTTCGCGAACGCGCTGGGTTCCACCGTGCGGCGATCCCGCATATCGAAGCGCGGAAGGAGCGGGACGACCGGGCGCAAGAGTACCTCAAGGACGAGGCTCACCAGTTGCACAGGGAGTGGCTCGCGCTCGAAGCCGCTGACGGGGCGCTCGGTGAGGCGGAACAGAAGCGCGACGAACACGAGCGACTCGGTGAACGACTCACTGACGACGTCGAACCACAGATTGAGTACTGGGAAGACGAACGAGACGAGCTCGAAGGCGAACTTGATGACGCACGGGCTGAGCTGGACCCGAGCCGGGTCGACCGTCTCGAACGTCGTCGTGAGGGTGCTGCACGCTGGCGTGACGTGCTGGAGCGACGGCGCGAACGCCTGGGTGACGATCGAACAGAATTGCAGTCCGAGAAAGGCGGGGTCGAGAACCAGCTCGAAGAACTCGGCCGGAAGCGCGAGCAACGAGACGCCCTCGAGACGCAAGTCGATCGGTTAGCGGCAGCCGTCCAGCAGTGCGACGACGTCGAGCAGATGTACCGCGAGCTCCGCGAGGATTTGCGGACGCGGAATGTCGACGAGCTCGAACGGCTCCTCAACGAGCTGTTCGACCTGCTGTACCAGACGGATTCGTACGAGCACTTCGAGCTGTCGGACTCGTACGAACTGACGGTGTACGAGAAGTCCGGCGAGGCGCTCGACCCCACCGACCTGTCGGGTGGCGAGCGCGCGCTCTTCAATCTCGCGCTGCGGTGCGCGATCTACCAGCTCCTCACCGAGGGGCTGAGCGGGCAGGCGCCGCTCCCGCCGCTCATCCTCGACGAACCGACGGTCTACCTCGACTCCCAGCACGTCAACGAGTTAAAGTCGCTGATCTCGCGGATGGAGGAACTCGGCGTCGACCAGATCATCGTGGTGTCGCACGAGGACGGCCTGCTCAACCAGGTCGGCGAACGCGTCGAGATCCAGCAGGACAGCTCGACGAACCGCTCTCACGCCACCACCGAATCGCGCGACCTCCTCACCTCGGGGCTCGAAGAATGA
- a CDS encoding primase-associated protein, with amino-acid sequence MSPRTPTDDEDMAYRVASLPPEYGDTRINQLFTRGYNRYVVDGEDQPEDLVNDIERFGTAAFKEQVRADAAEEPFVDEPATLAVLATLSAICVKEHPKFEHASPRNIQVLYDIRELYVNNLASLIRTHGDGSLQQDIAEVLYSKEPGEDGPHPGRVCTGIIEKPEFGDGLYLEIPMAAASRKCLVREDEAWTGTGGGGEILTRVKDNNLYVPVGDFDSKYRDYAERAFKKLLRVQEDGLSDDQLTWLTTNESAITERIDRFLETGHHERIWRNWDRGERTIRVLRRALSDAPDDVAQKGKYHSAKELYRAVEAYAAEDDWESSVTDWISSPSSLAKTLADHESHSAVTIDRDGRVNTYRIGRAGTGAEQIEVREIEDLFELPCMANMEERLHEKKPVRKDLYNFARMVMWLPQYQDSSLDEIVADLKDVFSRWPWYDEQETEYQVRYEFSNTIGGNTPLPMNCDNDDMQRYCIGQDQCPYSIWGSLPFPDEMYEQVDEHSAGPAEQF; translated from the coding sequence ATGAGTCCGAGAACACCCACGGACGACGAGGACATGGCGTATCGGGTTGCGTCACTCCCACCTGAGTACGGTGACACCCGTATCAACCAGCTGTTTACGCGTGGCTACAATCGATACGTCGTCGACGGCGAGGACCAGCCCGAGGACCTCGTGAACGACATCGAGCGGTTCGGCACCGCGGCGTTCAAAGAGCAGGTTCGTGCCGACGCCGCCGAGGAGCCGTTCGTCGACGAGCCCGCGACGCTCGCCGTGCTCGCGACGTTGAGTGCGATCTGCGTGAAGGAACACCCGAAGTTCGAGCACGCGTCGCCCCGGAACATCCAGGTGCTCTACGACATCCGAGAGCTGTACGTCAACAATCTCGCCTCACTCATCCGAACCCACGGTGATGGTTCGCTCCAGCAGGACATCGCCGAGGTGCTGTACAGCAAGGAACCTGGCGAGGATGGCCCACACCCTGGTCGGGTCTGTACGGGCATCATAGAGAAGCCGGAGTTCGGAGACGGCCTGTACCTCGAAATCCCGATGGCGGCGGCGTCACGCAAATGCCTCGTTCGAGAGGACGAGGCGTGGACGGGGACGGGCGGTGGCGGGGAGATACTGACGCGAGTGAAAGACAACAACCTGTACGTCCCGGTGGGTGATTTCGATAGCAAGTATCGTGACTACGCCGAGCGGGCGTTCAAGAAGCTCTTGCGGGTTCAGGAGGACGGTCTTTCGGACGACCAGCTGACGTGGTTGACCACGAACGAGTCGGCAATCACGGAACGGATCGACCGCTTTCTCGAAACCGGGCATCACGAGCGGATCTGGCGGAACTGGGACCGTGGCGAACGGACGATCCGCGTCCTCCGCCGGGCCCTGAGTGATGCGCCCGACGACGTCGCCCAGAAGGGGAAGTACCATTCAGCGAAAGAGCTCTATCGAGCAGTCGAGGCGTACGCGGCCGAGGACGACTGGGAATCATCTGTGACGGATTGGATTTCGAGCCCGAGCAGTCTCGCAAAGACGCTGGCCGACCACGAGTCACATTCGGCGGTCACGATCGACCGCGACGGGCGCGTCAATACGTATCGAATCGGGCGAGCCGGGACTGGCGCCGAACAGATTGAGGTGCGAGAGATCGAGGACCTCTTCGAACTCCCCTGTATGGCGAATATGGAGGAACGGCTACACGAGAAGAAGCCGGTCCGGAAGGACCTCTACAACTTCGCGCGGATGGTGATGTGGCTCCCGCAGTATCAGGACAGCAGCCTCGACGAGATTGTCGCAGATCTCAAGGACGTCTTCTCCCGGTGGCCGTGGTACGACGAACAGGAGACGGAATACCAGGTCCGCTACGAGTTTTCGAACACTATCGGCGGCAACACGCCGCTGCCGATGAACTGCGATAACGACGATATGCAGCGCTACTGCATTGGCCAAGACCAATGTCCCTATTCGATCTGGGGCAGCCTCCCGTTCCCTGATGAGATGTACGAGCAAGTCGACGAGCATTCCGCCGGCCCCGCAGAGCAATTCTAA
- a CDS encoding bifunctional DNA primase/polymerase, which translates to MADPEREESHGVGREEDVKWRQATREEIYAYYAEEFPRYVDDLPDFISATGPKQYAVAFRESHPVRNDEVPDKDFIRRDTWQTDPSGDRTTAEFSSFEDVVEFVRHPARNDPLGRSEFALADPEVLEQPDPRPDAVYYALDHWERPWVLLVDIDAKKIARERATDAVSDDADDRDDDTLLDAAGILDAEPAGYPYAFEDVDQAIEYGFEVRDIFQDDFDAEETMVVYSGQGVHVYLLDTDPAHRYDEQSREVLNDLLLETYDIPIDPVVTADRRRVARLPYSLHADVCSIVQPIESPGFDVQSATPEVIDE; encoded by the coding sequence ATGGCAGACCCCGAACGCGAGGAATCGCACGGCGTTGGCCGTGAGGAGGATGTCAAGTGGCGACAGGCAACTCGTGAAGAGATCTACGCCTACTACGCCGAGGAGTTTCCCCGCTATGTCGATGACCTGCCGGACTTCATATCGGCGACGGGCCCGAAGCAGTACGCCGTCGCCTTCCGAGAGTCCCATCCGGTACGCAACGACGAGGTGCCGGACAAGGACTTCATCCGGCGGGATACGTGGCAAACGGATCCATCAGGCGATCGGACGACGGCGGAGTTCAGTAGCTTCGAGGACGTCGTTGAGTTCGTTCGCCATCCCGCACGGAACGACCCACTCGGCCGAAGCGAATTCGCACTCGCTGACCCAGAAGTCTTGGAGCAACCAGATCCACGCCCCGATGCCGTCTACTACGCGCTCGATCACTGGGAGCGGCCGTGGGTTCTCCTCGTCGATATCGACGCCAAGAAAATCGCTCGGGAACGAGCCACGGATGCCGTCTCGGACGACGCCGACGACCGGGACGACGATACACTCCTCGACGCCGCCGGCATCCTCGACGCCGAGCCAGCCGGATATCCGTATGCCTTCGAAGACGTCGACCAGGCCATCGAGTACGGATTCGAGGTGCGCGACATCTTCCAGGATGATTTTGACGCCGAGGAGACGATGGTCGTGTACAGCGGGCAGGGGGTTCACGTCTACCTGCTGGATACCGACCCGGCGCACCGATACGACGAACAGAGTCGTGAGGTATTGAACGACCTCCTCCTCGAGACGTACGACATCCCGATCGACCCCGTCGTGACTGCCGACCGCCGGCGTGTCGCCCGCCTGCCCTACTCACTCCACGCCGACGTCTGCAGCATCGTCCAACCAATAGAGAGCCCTGGTTTCGACGTGCAGTCGGCAACTCCGGAGGTGATCGACGAATGA
- a CDS encoding RNA-guided endonuclease InsQ/TnpB family protein, giving the protein MERTNTLVVRPRSEQDRELLHELLDASASLWNELTYERRQNYFDGESVWDTADYRKRYVDVLGSATSQQIIRKNNEAWRSFFAAQEGGEETAPPGYWGNEEDGREWRTYIRNDQYTLQTGDRSRLEIPVGKALKDEYGLDYHDRLRLEVSGVPKWEGEQGRLELYYDEVNDTFRAIQPVTVPDSQQDSPLADETAALDIGANNLVACTTTTGQQYLYEGRGLFERFRKTTREIARLQSKLNDGRYSSQRIRSLYRRRTRRRNHAQNALARDLIERLHTEGVSTVYVGALTDILETHWSVEANTKTHNFWAFRKFIDRLACTAEEYGISIEARPEAWTSQECPQCGATDRTTRHRDKLTCQCGFEGHADLTASATFLRRQTDVSRPMARPVRFEWDDHEWSELPRSRESPKEQRTNQSIHG; this is encoded by the coding sequence ATGGAGCGGACCAACACGCTCGTCGTACGCCCGCGTTCCGAGCAGGACCGGGAATTACTACACGAGCTGTTGGACGCTTCTGCGAGCCTCTGGAACGAACTCACCTACGAACGCCGCCAGAACTACTTCGACGGCGAATCTGTTTGGGACACCGCCGACTACCGAAAACGGTACGTCGACGTACTTGGGTCTGCAACCTCCCAACAGATCATTCGGAAGAACAACGAGGCGTGGCGGTCGTTCTTCGCCGCCCAAGAAGGTGGCGAAGAAACCGCGCCACCCGGCTACTGGGGCAACGAGGAGGATGGTCGAGAGTGGCGAACCTATATTCGAAACGACCAGTACACCCTCCAAACCGGCGACCGATCACGGTTAGAAATCCCCGTCGGAAAAGCTCTCAAAGACGAATACGGACTCGACTATCACGACCGGCTACGTCTCGAAGTAAGCGGTGTTCCGAAGTGGGAAGGCGAACAGGGCCGGTTAGAACTGTACTACGACGAGGTCAACGACACATTCAGAGCCATTCAACCTGTTACCGTCCCCGATTCTCAACAGGATTCACCACTGGCCGACGAAACGGCCGCTCTGGATATTGGCGCCAACAACCTCGTCGCCTGTACGACTACGACCGGCCAGCAGTATCTCTACGAGGGGCGTGGGCTGTTCGAGCGATTTCGCAAAACCACGCGAGAAATCGCTCGTCTTCAGTCCAAACTCAACGATGGACGGTACTCCTCGCAGCGGATACGGTCACTGTACAGACGTCGGACACGCAGACGCAACCACGCCCAGAACGCGCTGGCCCGCGACCTCATCGAACGGTTGCACACCGAAGGCGTCTCCACGGTGTATGTTGGGGCGCTCACCGACATTCTCGAGACCCACTGGTCGGTAGAGGCAAACACCAAGACACACAACTTCTGGGCATTCCGGAAGTTCATCGACAGACTCGCGTGTACGGCGGAAGAGTACGGTATCTCGATAGAAGCTCGACCGGAGGCGTGGACATCTCAAGAGTGTCCACAATGCGGTGCGACCGATCGGACAACACGCCACCGCGACAAACTCACCTGTCAATGTGGGTTCGAAGGGCACGCAGATCTTACGGCGTCCGCGACGTTCCTGAGGCGGCAGACAGACGTATCAAGGCCGATGGCACGGCCCGTGCGATTCGAGTGGGACGACCACGAATGGTCGGAGTTACCACGCTCTCGCGAAAGTCCCAAAGAACAGCGCACAAACCAGAGTATCCACGGTTAG